The Leptospirales bacterium genome has a window encoding:
- a CDS encoding MBOAT family protein, protein MLFNSILYFVFLLIVLLCYWALPHRARKWALLLASILFYLSWDWKFLLHFAFVLALNYPFFVQIYEKRSKAWLTLALLLNFLNLSFFKYFYFAAETTGRLLHDPSVLAIGLHKNSAFPEIILPLAISFYTFQLAAMHIDAYRGELPERPSFVNFSLFIIFFPQLIAGPIVRHNELLPHLDAPKDPDKIDVSRGLALIAVGIIKKAIIADYLAAPVAAITTQPLQYDAVSVFTACLFFGVQVYCDFSGYTDLARGSGLLLGFDFPVNFRGPFFALSFQDYWRRWHITLTNWLRDYLYISLGGSRVSEWRTYFNLSATFLLGGLWHGAGWGFALWGGFHGVALAVERALYRSGKLGQPAQWSLYPGETNPAFAVRTAYNVVKCFLLFSGMCLVGVFFNAGVDPDRGVDMLRAIFLAPGAKRFAFHSGHLATIALYLGLHFVEFNDYFPGSARYAKFSQIRLWWTAPAAILLLFYCSWKVGGDIPFVYFVF, encoded by the coding sequence ATGCTCTTTAACAGTATCCTGTATTTTGTCTTTTTGCTGATTGTTTTGCTATGCTACTGGGCCCTGCCGCATCGCGCGCGCAAGTGGGCGCTGCTGCTCGCTTCCATTCTGTTCTATTTGAGCTGGGATTGGAAATTTCTGCTGCATTTCGCCTTTGTACTGGCTCTCAATTATCCGTTCTTTGTTCAGATTTACGAGAAGCGCAGCAAGGCCTGGCTGACACTCGCGCTCTTGCTGAACTTTCTCAATCTCAGCTTCTTCAAGTACTTCTACTTTGCGGCCGAGACCACGGGTCGTCTCTTGCATGATCCCTCGGTCCTTGCCATTGGATTGCATAAGAACAGCGCCTTCCCGGAAATCATTCTGCCGCTGGCCATCTCCTTCTATACCTTTCAGCTCGCCGCCATGCATATTGACGCCTACCGCGGCGAGCTGCCAGAGCGTCCGAGCTTTGTTAACTTTTCGCTCTTTATCATTTTCTTTCCGCAGTTGATCGCCGGGCCTATCGTGCGGCACAATGAACTTCTGCCGCACCTCGACGCTCCCAAAGACCCGGATAAGATTGATGTTTCACGAGGCCTGGCGCTGATCGCCGTGGGCATCATCAAAAAGGCGATCATAGCCGACTACCTGGCAGCGCCAGTGGCGGCCATCACAACGCAGCCGCTGCAGTACGACGCAGTTTCTGTTTTCACGGCCTGCCTCTTTTTTGGCGTTCAGGTCTATTGCGATTTCTCTGGCTACACTGACCTGGCGCGCGGTTCTGGCTTGCTGCTGGGCTTTGATTTTCCAGTCAATTTTCGCGGCCCGTTCTTTGCGCTATCCTTTCAGGACTACTGGCGGCGCTGGCATATTACGTTGACCAACTGGCTGCGCGACTACCTCTACATTTCGCTTGGCGGAAGTCGGGTATCAGAGTGGCGCACCTACTTCAACCTCTCTGCCACCTTCTTGCTGGGCGGATTGTGGCACGGCGCAGGCTGGGGCTTTGCCCTCTGGGGGGGCTTTCATGGCGTAGCGTTAGCCGTGGAACGGGCGCTCTACCGCAGCGGGAAGCTTGGACAACCGGCGCAGTGGTCGCTCTATCCTGGCGAAACCAATCCCGCTTTTGCGGTACGCACGGCTTACAATGTTGTAAAATGTTTTCTTTTGTTTTCCGGCATGTGCCTGGTGGGCGTCTTCTTCAATGCTGGCGTCGATCCGGATCGCGGCGTCGATATGCTGCGCGCTATTTTTCTCGCTCCAGGCGCCAAACGCTTTGCCTTTCATAGCGGCCACCTGGCGACAATCGCCTTGTATCTGGGCCTGCACTTTGTCGAATTCAACGACTATTTTCCGGGCAGCGCTCGCTATGCAAAATTCAGCCAGATACGTCTCTGGTGGACGGCGCCGGCGGCAATCCTTTTGCTGTTTTACTGCAGCTGGAAGGTTGGCGGCGATATTCCCTTCGTGTATTTCGTATTCTAA